A stretch of DNA from Vicia villosa cultivar HV-30 ecotype Madison, WI unplaced genomic scaffold, Vvil1.0 ctg.002580F_1_1, whole genome shotgun sequence:
ttcggtttggttcggtttataaaatacaaaccgcaaaccaaaccgaaccatgcggttttgttaaatgATGATCCAAACTAatccaaaccaaatgcggttttttgcggtttcggtttggtttggtttgatttgcggttttctattgggttggtttggttttgatcacccctagatGCCGCACAAGAAAACAAGTAGATTTATTGTTGCTTCTGACTAGGAAACAAAATTAGACCCTTTGCTCACCTACAACTTTAAGGAGTTCATCGGCAACATAATCTTTGTGGGAAGAACTTTTTTGAGAGGAAAATATTGATTCACAAGTTGGCTCTATTTTTTCATCTAAAATCGGTAAGATTGACCTCTATTCAGGCTATGCCATAAAAAGGTTGTGGTGAATGTATCGCAACTTGATTTGCGATGAACACAAAACCACCCTTCATTTTGTTATGTATTTCTTTCTTCTTGAAAAAAATTTCAATGCGACTAATCCACAAATAAGTATCttcttttctataaaaaaaataatattgttatGGGTTCAATTGAAAATGAGAGTAGgccaattgataggaagatttTTCCTACCAATACAATAGAAAAAAAGGAATAACTCTAaaactatataaaaaatttaaaataacatttttttcatTGATATTCccaaatctatatatatatatatatatatatatatatatatatatatatatatatgaggagagatcaaattacacccgaagagttacaccacgagttacactcgttcaataactacatctcgaaataatattttttaaattcaaccgttggattgaaacataatatcatatagatcattcctataaagtttgagcttaatctataatgatttactatgtcattgaataacatcaaaattaacgttataggaaagctcattttgacgttaatctttggatatcttgatgatatagtaaatcattatagattaagctcaaactttataggtatgatctatatgatattatgtttcaatccaacggttgaatttaaaaaatattatttcgagatgtagttattgaacgagtgtaactcgtggtgtaactcttcgggtgtaatttgatccctcctctatatatatatatatatatatatatatatatatatatatatatatatatatatatatatatatatatatatatatatatatatatatatatatatatatatatatatatatatatatatatatatatatatatatatatatatatatatatatatatgtatattgatTGTTGTAGATAGTAAAATAAAAGACAAGCTAAAAACTCAACTAAACAACTAAAATAAAAGTCCAACTAAAATAAATTCTTCTTCtaacttaaatatttaaattgtctAAAATTAACTTCACCATTCtatcattttattataaaaaaagaaagaagagaaattaCTATTAAATAAACTTACAAAAGTCTCATGAATGGactgaaaattaaataaaaagagagCCAATTTATAGATCTTCATCAAAACCCATCAAAAGGGAGAAAGAAATCATCATCAAAATCCCCAAAATCATACATGAAACCATACTTTATCATATTCTCGTGATCAGTTTCAAGTATTGATGATAGATTAGGAACATGACTTGTAAAGTTAGAGTTATCAAAAGCTGTATCAGTGAAGAGCATGCTATTATTGTCGTCTAAAAGTATTTCTTTATTCACTAAATCATGTGAggaaggagatgatgatgataAAAAGGGACAGTCTTGTTTTGTTGGAACTGGGAATGTGTTGTTAAAGCTAAGCAATACGGAGGAATTAGTGTCGACACTAGGGTCATGTATGATGTGAGGGTTGGGCAAGTTTCCACAAGTGTGGTGGCCATAATAGGTGGTTTTATACAAGGGTGGTTTTTGTTGAATTCTCTCCACCTGTTTTGTTGTTAGACATCCTTGATCATACTTGTGAGTACACCTGTAGTAGTTCCTGCATATAGGGAGAAATAGAATAAAAATGTTTAGTAATCAGAGTTATTTGGAATCAATATTGAAatgaaatttaataataattaatactcgccttgagtattgagtattgttGATCTTTTTTTGCCCATACTTTCTCCATTGATGACCATCATCATCTATGAGAGTTTCAGTCACCTTTTCCAGTGTAGTGTTTCTGCATGCATAATAGTTCTAATTATCAAACACTATCCTAAGCAAACACATTTAGTGTAAAAAGAAAGGGTAAAAATAACGTACCTTCTTTTGTAAGGTCCTCTTGTAGGAAAAGTAGTAGTTTTGCAAGTTGCAACTTTCATCCAAGTCCACAATAGATCTGATTATGAGAGCAATGGAGGAAGAATCATGTTTGTCCAAGAGAAAAAGAACACTGCTAAAGgaattgatgatgttgttgacaAGATATTGAACAAATGAAGTTGTTGCCGTCAATTCATTTCTATATTATTATTGATCAGTAATTGCTGGAGCTGGTTAGCAAACTCACAGCCTCTCATAATCTCCTCCATTGCCTTTCCATGTTCCTCCTCCATTCTCATTCTCAATAATACTCAGTTTTTATTACTATAATATATCATACTTCAAATAGGTCTTGTAATTCATATAGATCTTGGCATCCATGATGTCATTGGGATGACGTTATCAGGAAATGATAATGTGAATGCAACTTAATTTATTGATGATAAATGCCAATCTTAGTAGTATATTAGTAAAATTCAGTTCTGGCTCCGGGTGGTGCGGATCTTGGACTAATAAGAAACTATGCAGTTTTTGTCTGCCAAACGAGGAAGTTTTTTCATCTGACAGAAACTACTAGGATTATTAAAATAAGGTTACATTTTAAACCAAAGAGACATGGATTAAATGAGGTCAGAAAAAAACAATACTCTCAATCAATCTAGGgatttttttaatctaaatatGATTTAAATCTTCTATTGCATACTAGGTCAAAATATGATAACTTTATAAGGAGgttgaataaattttttcattcttaaaaatattttttaaaatagagttAAGAGTCGAagcaaaaatttgaaaaaacctttttgaaaattaagCAACTGTATGTGAAAATTTTAAGGAATTGCAAAACAATGATGAATTAACTAATAACAATTGAAAGGTAATTCTGGTAGAATCGAGTAAAGATTATATTGGAGCGGTAAATCGTGTCTTGGAGATTTTAGATGCCTTATGAGTTGTATGCAATTTGAAGAAGAATCAAGAATTAGTTTGTATAGCTTAATAGTTAATTCTAAACATCTCATCATTTTGTTTTGCTAATCATATGTACAAAAAGACACTGTAAATTTTATAGTGGAAGATTACAacaaattttcaaagattttctATCATAAACTATATTAGATGCCATGAGAGGACGACATATTAAACCAATAAAAATCTCATTTTCTGTTTAAATCTAGCTTAACAGGTTTATTGTTTTCAGTAGTTTGTATGATGTTAGATATATTTCTTGTTCAtaaagatttatttttaattttctaagTGTAGATCTGTTAAGATCTACTCTAGTAAATTAGtctttaaattgattttaatattGAAGAATTGTATTATTTGAATGTTTAatcaagggttaaatatgttgttGATCCTCATAAATATAATcattttcaattttagtccctctaaaatttttcttcaacctcTAAAATTTTCCATTCACACAATTAGTCCCTGACGTTAAATGCCTCTAACGGAGGATAACGTGGCAGGACAAGTagaataaaatattgttttttttaacttgttttttttctctGTTTTAATGGTGATACACGTTTATTTTATGGAGTAATTTCTTTTACTGTAAATGATTATTTgagtgagtgtgtgtgtgtgtgtgtgtgtgagagagagagagagagagagagagagagagagagagagagagagagagagaagtagTCTGATGGTAATGATGAGTAATCGATTGAGTATTTGAAACAAAGGGACACACGTCTAATTATTCCTTCTTCACCATTTAGGGCTCGTGGTATTCGATTGCGTTTACTATGAAAAGTTTTTTAAAAGAACTTGGTGTTGACCAATCATTCATCTGCgtgggaaaagaaacttggtGTTGATCAAGTGATAAGTGCcgaattgtagttatttttgtatataattttGCAACACTTATCGTCGATTTTTCCTTAACTTGGGCTTGAATGCGTACATTTTCGATATATTTGTACATATTATGTAATCTTTGAGTTTTCGATTCATTTTGTATCGTTTGACCATTTCTCATTAattttataggtattgatgcaTATTGGAGCCTCGatcaataaagtgtcgaaggcacgacttCGAATATGCAATTTTGGAGCAATAAGGAAGAAAATTCTGCAGAGCCCGATAAGCCCAAGCTGTAGCGTGCTACCACTTTCAATAACAGAGGCATGAATTCTTGAGCCCGCTTTGCGTGGTCATCCTGCTAAGCGCGGTCTCTTTTGTACCACAAATATTTTGGGAATAAGTGGAAGCCCGCTAAGCCCAGTGAGCCGACTTAGCCCGATTGCGAGAATTTTGTGTATATATTTCTCATTTGAGCCATTTCTAGGGTTATAGTTTTGGGGTTTTTTGTTCCAACTCCATCAATTTTATTCTTAGGTTatattagcttagaaaataacacTAGGTCATGCACTttgatgatcggaggtggattgctcatcaatcggagctgacaacctgtgagatgtttggtttatctcttctcctctttgtgtatttatcttttgttgggtttgtatgtatatttaatTTGAACTTATGTATATTTATCTCTCATGGAATTGTATAAAaattgctttacaaatcattattgttaTCTTTCCTAATCTTTTTGCATTATATGTttgggatttgtgttgttgtagagataTACCTCACAGATTCTGATTAGGGATATATTTCTGTTAGCTTCTAGACTTTAGAGAAGTATTTAAAGCTAATAATCACTTGTGTGTCGAAGCTTAATGTTTCCGTGTTTGAGTTtggcgcgagagatcgccgacgcgagaatacgaatgttctcgcaactttgcattagagataaccttggttgtgattTGTCCCGTTGGTGCTTCAGATATGAACACTTATGTGAGAGACACATGATGGTAATGATGAGTATTGTATGTTGAGTGGAACTgatcgataggtttaagtttgtgacgagtaaGTTTATAAtcatgcctgataagttattctctctgaagaatgtatttattttcctgtttatatctttataatttttgttcattcaaaccTGATCGCAGAAACAGAGAAACCGTTGAATGTCATTCTACCCAGACcattctctgtggacacgataattcccgaaGTAATACTTTCAAATCTTTTGCTTGTCGCTTtatgttaggagtgaattaatggtaatttAATGTGTTagattaactaccttttgagctaaaagtgaatagatcttgtgcattttacggattttatagttagaattgaactttcaaGGTTCGAAGCTAATTTTAGAACAaattgcatcactttgggtgttaattgtgcagatattgaagctaAGAGGCAAATACTAGGAAACACGCTGGCGCAAAGCTCTAGAGAGgaagaatcacaaagaaggaagaagaattaaagggcgagccgcgccaataaaggggcgagacgcgccaaactctctgtttgggttcgcgccgcgccattGCGTACCGAGGCGCGGTGGCTGCGTTACAaggcccaaaacttataaataaaagccctagcttccaagtaaaggggagatcttttgtgagcgaaattaggagagcattctgagtttgcagccaagaacaacaattgaaggccaaatctttaccaatcaaagacattccgttgatgaagatgaatccctctattaattcttgtgtgttcttcatgtctatggagagataaattcctcttgttgagtttaaggtagtaattaacctatgaatatacaatatcattgattctttcctatgaacaattgtttgaatttattatcaataagaaaccttgtttttactttacaccattgttgaatctttgatcgaaagaaaggatttaacttttgccctaggttgctatattgattcaatcccaatttgcagagatggaattgtgattgagttttcataattatcgttccttattactattatcgatattgatatttggagagatcgaatctcataccggtaaaagtctatctaatttgatttgcatacatggaatcatatttgaggataagtgaagatagtaattcaaaagattgttcaattgtgaattaactGATAAATtatataggaataggttgatgaaccctaaagctcaacatatttccttaatcgttaacaaacgttcattatttgcatttaaattattgtttacatttgatagtattagaatcataaaacaaatccaattaacttttctcactcaaaataatcaactatagaacgacagtgatattaaaccaatccctgtggatacgatatattacagaaaatatttacccaaaaatactttcaacactttACCGCAGCAACACCAAGTGTTTTATTCACATTGAATTAAAAATGATTGAAAAAGGTTTTTGAATCGGTGATTGATTTTATTTGTGAAAGTTTTTCTTTACTTTTGAAAATGACTTGTGTTGATCAagcattttatttttgaaaggtTGATTTTAGTTGTCACCTTATTTATTAgttaactaactaactaaaatggacatcaaaaacaaaataaagtacAATCATGGGATGTGGATACATTTTCAACATGGGGATAAAGAGAATGAATCCAAAAGGCATTGGACTTAAAATCCtacaaaaataacaaaagaaacaaCGAGTTTCTAGCACGAAGAGCAATCATCGCAATTAATGAACTACACATAAAGTAAATTATCATGCGAATCGTGACACCACGAATTGTAATGCATTGGTGCATAGCTTAACGCAACGATAATAAAGCAAACACGCCGAGAGTTAACGTAATGGAAAGGTAACATGAGGTCGTGATTATGAACAATAAAATGTCATATGTATGTATAAGAAAACATCAAGTTGCTATCACATAAAAGGCGATCATCACAATCGAACTCGAAATATGAACAAAGCATTGAGTAGCGTGTCGCATCATAACGAGAGCATAACATTACGTgacgacaaataaaatgaaaataagcgTATACAGATCTGAATTAGCATAATGACCACAAGTCAAACGGTTGCACGCTAACCTAAAATCAGAAGCGAATTGCTAACGCAAAGAATGATCATCGCAATCGAAATGAAAACGTACATAACACACGTAATGCAATgcaaatcaaataatattttacaACAACACTATGCACGCTTTATATCAAATCCCAAAAAAAACCTTCTTCAGAGGCTTATTCTTTAGAGTTTGCAACTTATAGTTTCTCTTTGAATGTTATACAGTTTCAGAACtaatttcaaatttgaattttaatCTATGTTCCTGCACACTTGAACAAACATTAGAATacctaattattatttaaatactttgttatcatcaaaatccaaGAGATGtggtataaaccaatttttttCCAGCCTTGATGAATGTTGAAAAGGCTAGTGGCAGCCATATTTCAGTGCCTTCTTGCTTCAAACTGGTGAATAAGTTTCTTCACCAAGTGATGGAGAGCCTTAGGGCGACATCATTGAAGGTGGAAGAGAGGAGATTCCATTCTAAGGAATCAGAAGCTTCAATGATTTTCATCTGAATGTTGATGGAGGTGGCATTCTTGTACAAGTCGCTGTATCCATCAAACTTGGGCAATGAGGACTCTTTGAAATTCTATAGCAGTGTTGCTTTCCATATCTCATCTGAGGGAGGCCAGGGTCCAATATTTAAATCTCCTCTCTAGAGTCAACCTCCTGATGGCGTTGTTGGATATGGAGGACATTATTCTTCAAAGTTTGGTTCTGGAGACACAAGTCATCTATGGCAACGCATATTACTACTAAGGCGTTTTCCTTGCTGTCATATTCATCATTGGTCAGAGTTGTTGCCTTCTTGTTCACCAAGACAGATGGTGGCTAAGGTTAGTTATATCGGGCCCCACAGTGAGTTCAAAATGTGATTTTTATAagcaaaatatttgaaaatttcttaTGGTTAAGGATTGTTAGAGGCTTATAGGGTTTATTTTAagatgttgtgaattcaatgccaagaacaaagtataatgcaagggaagagtaaagaacaaggaagaagaacataataattggttataactgctattcttttactttctcttagaaaacaagattacaagaataaaaaataacctctctcatcctaaattaggatttactgtgtacaatgatgagagactagtatgctatttataataaaacataacatactaactaatgggctttttccacaaggcccattacacaagtcaacttaataaacaagctaacttaacaaattagggtttaaacactaaaacctaatttaacatgctaacaaccccagcatcttcgacacaagcatgtgaacaaccttcgacttcatgcttaatcttgtcgaaccaagaagctacacttggaccatactagagttcgatccaatatctcacaaatctccaccttggatctaactctacaacatcaagggaacaactagctttcttcatgcagctttatcaactgcatatagtggaaaaacttgcaactcggcaatgatctggtgatcatatcagcagcattgtgatctgtcgaaaccttcatcacttggacttctccacgctcgattactcctctgacgaaatgcaacctcacatcgatgtgcttagttcgctcatgatatgctgagttctttgacaagtgtattgcactttgactatcacatttaacagtgatacctcgaccttgaagtttcatctcctttgcaaaaccttcaagccacaatgcttctttcactgcctcagttagggcaatatactccgcttctgtggttgatagagaaacaactttttgaagtgttgctttccaactaattgaagtgccaaacatagtgaaaacatatccagaaatagattttctggaatccgtacaacctgcataatcagagtcgacatatctttcgattgctgctttactatcttcacccaaggctccaccataaattagaaccctattcagagacccatttatgtaccttaaaatccacttcaatgcttgctagtgagcctTTTCAGGagtcgccatgtacctgcttacaacacttactgcatatgctatgccgagtctagtacaaaccatagcatacatcaaagaaccaactatattagcatatgggatgctattcatataggctctttcgacatcagtactgggacactgatcaatactcagcttgaattaagggtggtttgtcggagtcacaactggcttcgaattcgacataccaaacttttcgagaatctttcgtagatatgcctcttgagataagcataacttcaacttctttctatctcttcgaatgtcaattccaagaatcctggatgcagctcccagatccttcatattgaactccttattgagttcatccttcaccctcatcacatcttcgacattgttgcttgctatgagaatatcatccacataaagcaacaaaataacaaatgaattaccaggtcgaaatctgaagtaaacgcagtggtcgaactgacttctaatgaaacttatgcgtgccatgaaattgtcaaatctcctattccactgtcgaggagatttttTCAGCCCATACcaagatctctttagctttcacacataatcttcctttccctcttcgacatacccttcaggttgcctcatcaggatcgtttcatctagatcaccatacaagaacgcagtcttcacatccatctgttccagttcaggatcgaactgtgccaccatggcaagaaacatttgaatggacctatgctttaaaacaggagaaaacacatcattaaagttGACACATTCTTTCTGAgcgaaaccccttgcaactaacctttccttgtatctttttgacgtcactccttcaattccttccttaactttgaaaatccatttatagctgactaaccttgccccagcaggtttcttgatcagttcccaggtatgattatcatgaagagatttcatctcatcatccatggccttcagccattcagtcttattttgactcctcataacttccttgtagtctctaggttcttcgtctagaacctcacttgcaaatgttaaggcataagctataaggtcTGCATAcctaagtctctgaggtggcttgatggctcttctcgacctatctcttgacaataggtagtcatcgacagtttcctcaatttcctcagcatcttctgcttcttcttcgacttcatcagggatatgcaattcagcatcaacatgctccacctcaacaggaatctctacctattccagctcttcgtcagatgtttatgtacttcgaccaacatcattagttttcttaaaagccattttagcttcattgaaaactacatctcaacTGGTGATACActtcctgtgacctggctctaggcaccatagcctataagctttgactccttcagggtatcccatgaacatgcatttcagagctctaggttcgaccttgtcttgcctaatgtaagcataggctacgcaaccaaataatctcagtttgtcgagatctggtggatgtcccgaccaaacttcttcaggcgtcttcatatctaacgctgttgaaggacatctgtttatcagatatgttgctgtaacacggtgggagaactgacttttatgaaatgttgcggatagcaagattcgccaccgacttttattttatccaattggaaaggcaaaaagaacaggaaagacctttgaaaagattttgagttcggggggtagattatacaaagggaaggtgtaagcaccctttgtatccatggttatccatgagctcttaattgcttagctcacttgtttgtttgaattgtttgaaaaggaggtgtagTGTGTGATTTAGAAaagtttttgaataaggactttaacttgtaaataagtgtagcctttttgaaagtaatttaaaaagaagtgggaaaagtatttgaaagtttgttgtgagcaagcagttaagagctacctaccctaagattgcgatctttcttgttctttaagtctttcattcgaaagggctatccataccataaggagggtaggtagtcctttcattggatgtacgggtcatcgagaatcatcgtttgccataagtctatccataccatatggaggtaggaagtcttaggaaaggatgtaatagtcatttgtaggcaaccagtaaggataccttagcattcgaagggacgatcatcatttatcgaggcaacatcgagggacaagatcatttttaatcgtaggcaacttgaagggactatgatcttttattctgagggactatgatgatttgaattgaaggcagcaggctaaggtatccctacgctcgaagggacctgactattattcgaaaggcaacaataagaggagttaccctagaggtgggtgtgtgcagcaatcacgtgattatattcagatatttatcttgaattagtgaGCTACGTTCAATTAATTATCTTGCAGTCCCTATTTACTAACACGCAGTTAATAGCAGTTATATTATGCGGAAAgagtaaaatgcagaaaataaagtcctacgctattactaGGCTTCGGATGGGGATTATATAACCAAAAATGGGggaagtgcggaaaagtaaatcctaAAACTATTACACGGCTTTGGGGAAGTtacttaataatttaataaaaaaatgcagaaaataaaagcctaattactattacaatccttagcagttacataatatgaaaaactatgaagaaataaaatacggaaataaaaatcctaattactattacaacctcgaaacagttacataataataaaaatatgcgAGAAATAGAATATGCGGGTGAATTGAAAAGTCGAGAAAATATGGAAAGAGAGAAGAGTAGGAAGAATTAGAGTTAGAAAAGatttaatgttaattaaaatataaatctaatttaattatgaaaactaaacctaattctaattaattaatctaataaactaattatgtacaatcaaatcaaatcaaatctaattATATCCTAAATgtcaaattgattttaattgttaatccTAAAAAATTCTAATCAAATCCTAATCTTCAAATCTGATTTTAATTACTAAATCTAAATCTAATTAAATTCtaatcaaaattaaatcaattaaatctaAACtaattgtttttgtattttttatgattttataatgattaaactaattaaaatatcctaattaaattaaa
This window harbors:
- the LOC131639288 gene encoding WRKY DNA-binding transcription factor 70-like: MASNIEHGKAMEEIMRGYLLWTWMKVATCKTTTFPTRGPYKRRNTTLEKVTETLIDDDGHQWRKYGQKKINNTQYSRNYYRCTHKYDQGCLTTKQVERIQQKPPLYKTTYYGHHTCGNLPNPHIIHDPSVDTNSSVLLSFNNTFPVPTKQDCPFLSSSSPSSHDLVNKEILLDDNNSMLFTDTAFDNSNFTSHVPNLSSILETDHENMIKYGFMYDFGDFDDDFFLPFDGF